A region from the Sphingopyxis lindanitolerans genome encodes:
- a CDS encoding citrate synthase/methylcitrate synthase → MNNGLEDVVAAETVLSDVRGAEGQLIIGGYPLVALAGRWTFEQTAHLLFTGFFDDLPDAAEFTARLGAARVNVFEQTRALLGPISKLPTYDGMRAAMAMLPDGTALPDALRLVAAPAVLLPALIRLQAGDEPIEPSSNAGHAADVIRMLGRSDGAEALDTYLVTVSDHGLNASTFAARVVASTQAGLTSSVLAGLGALKGPLHGGAPGPVIDMLDAIAEEGDSVGWIERALNEGERLMGFGHRIYRMRDPRADALKAGLRSFRDVDARLRFAEGVEQVALEALHRRKPDRVLETNVEFYTALLLEAAGFPKHVFTGVFAMGRIAGWLAHAREQALTGRLIRPASRYVGPVTKDAA, encoded by the coding sequence ATGAACAATGGTCTTGAAGATGTCGTGGCGGCCGAAACGGTCCTGTCGGATGTACGCGGCGCCGAAGGGCAGTTGATCATCGGCGGATATCCGCTTGTCGCGCTGGCCGGGCGCTGGACCTTCGAACAGACCGCGCACCTGCTGTTTACCGGCTTCTTCGACGATTTGCCCGACGCAGCGGAATTCACGGCAAGGCTGGGCGCAGCGCGCGTCAACGTGTTCGAGCAGACGCGGGCGTTGCTCGGGCCGATTTCGAAACTGCCCACCTATGATGGAATGCGCGCCGCGATGGCGATGCTGCCCGACGGCACGGCGCTGCCCGATGCGCTGCGCCTGGTCGCGGCTCCTGCGGTGCTTCTTCCAGCACTGATCCGTTTGCAGGCGGGTGATGAGCCAATCGAGCCGTCGAGCAATGCCGGTCACGCCGCGGACGTGATCCGTATGCTGGGCCGATCAGACGGCGCCGAGGCGCTCGACACCTATCTCGTCACCGTGAGCGATCATGGCCTCAATGCTTCGACCTTCGCTGCGCGTGTAGTCGCTTCCACTCAGGCGGGGCTGACCTCCTCTGTCCTCGCGGGGCTGGGCGCGCTCAAGGGCCCGCTTCATGGCGGCGCCCCTGGTCCCGTCATCGACATGCTTGATGCGATCGCGGAGGAGGGGGATAGCGTCGGCTGGATCGAGCGTGCGCTGAATGAAGGCGAGCGGCTGATGGGATTCGGACACCGCATCTATCGCATGCGCGATCCGCGCGCCGACGCGCTCAAGGCCGGGCTCCGGTCATTCAGAGATGTCGATGCACGGCTACGTTTTGCAGAAGGTGTCGAGCAGGTTGCGCTCGAAGCGCTCCATCGACGCAAACCTGACCGGGTGCTCGAAACCAATGTCGAATTCTATACGGCATTGCTGTTGGAAGCAGCGGGATTTCCGAAGCATGTATTCACCGGCGTTTTTGCGATGGGGCGCATCGCGGGCTGGCTGGCGCATGCCCGCGAACAGGCGCTGACTGGCCGGTTGATCCGGCCGGCATCCCGCTATGTGGGGCCAGTGACGAAGGATGCAGCCTGA
- a CDS encoding citrate/2-methylcitrate synthase — translation MREWMTREEVLAKLNVRPQTLYAYVSRGQIERRGDPADPRRSLYRGDDILALSDRRARGRRQTSVAASTLAWGEPVIPTAIATVSHGELIYRGEAATALAARMGLEEVAALLWEQSNVIVFPEVAVDGDPFQALAALAGRARSLIGRPAAKLVNEGAMCVAAMASAFGAVGAGPIHQRLSAAWALDTEGEELVRRTLVLLADHELNPSTFAVRVAASTGAGVPACILAGLATLSGPKHGGAGAALESLLTEAINTGADAAIERWLATGHGLPGFGHPLYPYGDPRGRALLAHIQPEGELAMLQDAVMDMLGLQPNIDFALLAIARRHALPPRSGFGLFAIARTVGWVAHALEQASTGAIIRPRAHYHGRSPAASSPGFPT, via the coding sequence ATGCGCGAATGGATGACCCGTGAAGAGGTGCTGGCGAAGCTCAACGTCCGGCCCCAGACGCTCTATGCCTATGTCAGCCGCGGGCAGATCGAACGACGAGGCGATCCCGCTGACCCGCGGCGCAGCCTTTATCGGGGCGACGATATTCTTGCGCTTTCCGACCGGCGCGCCCGCGGGCGCCGCCAGACATCCGTCGCAGCGAGCACATTAGCATGGGGTGAACCCGTGATCCCCACGGCGATTGCGACAGTCAGTCACGGCGAATTGATCTATCGCGGTGAGGCCGCCACGGCCCTCGCCGCGCGCATGGGGCTCGAAGAGGTTGCGGCGCTGCTGTGGGAACAATCGAACGTCATTGTCTTTCCAGAAGTCGCCGTTGACGGCGATCCGTTTCAGGCGCTCGCCGCGTTGGCGGGAAGAGCGCGGTCGCTCATCGGCAGGCCCGCCGCGAAATTGGTGAACGAAGGCGCGATGTGTGTTGCAGCGATGGCCTCGGCTTTCGGTGCGGTCGGGGCGGGACCGATCCATCAGCGGCTTTCCGCGGCGTGGGCCCTCGACACCGAGGGCGAAGAACTTGTCCGCCGGACCCTTGTCTTGCTCGCCGACCATGAACTCAACCCGTCGACGTTTGCGGTACGCGTTGCTGCGTCCACCGGCGCCGGCGTGCCCGCCTGCATCCTTGCGGGTCTAGCGACCCTGTCGGGGCCGAAACATGGCGGCGCCGGCGCAGCACTGGAATCTCTCCTCACCGAGGCGATCAATACGGGCGCCGATGCGGCAATCGAGCGCTGGCTCGCGACCGGGCATGGGCTGCCGGGATTTGGCCACCCGCTCTATCCCTATGGCGACCCGCGTGGGCGCGCCCTACTCGCGCATATCCAGCCGGAAGGAGAGCTTGCGATGCTGCAGGATGCCGTCATGGACATGCTGGGGCTACAGCCTAACATCGATTTTGCACTCCTCGCGATCGCGCGTAGACATGCCTTGCCACCGCGATCGGGTTTCGGCCTATTCGCCATCGCCCGAACGGTGGGCTGGGTTGCGCATGCCCTGGAGCAGGCGTCGACCGGTGCGATCATCCGTCCCCGCGCGCACTACCATGGCCGAAGTCCAGCAGCGTCCTCGCCCGGATTTCCGACATAG
- a CDS encoding MBL fold metallo-hydrolase — MTLRSCFAALFLSVAILMSSPATADDVAPSARVSSAVLVRQGPSTDTAILARLRPGDSATLVGEISGWYVVELADGTRGYVSKAWTIVRTEGGTEALAQSGYKIHVIDVGTGLAVFVEGPGFALLYDAGSQDDLHDGDENRVVAYIRAARPDLTRIDHLILSHPHKDHLQLMPAVFDTFQIGNVWDSGRVNKTDGYCHFLKAAMAEPGARYHDAIASNAARDVTFTGSGCNGTVTVRQAEMMSEAPVALGTRARMRFLYRDAHPYSDPNGNSVVVSLDLDGKRILLAGDAEGGERELPATPPSPRSIEAKLLLCCAADLKADVLVVGHHGSLTSSRTAFLDAVGASIYAISSGPYPYHRVRLPDAEIVSELERRGQVLRTDREDGFRLEDDARACEMRDRKVGPDADEMPGGCDNILIDIGPGGSIRAGYSSLSD, encoded by the coding sequence ATGACGCTTCGATCGTGTTTTGCAGCGCTGTTCCTCAGCGTCGCCATACTTATGTCGTCGCCAGCGACCGCAGACGACGTCGCGCCGAGCGCACGTGTTTCGAGCGCGGTTCTCGTGCGCCAGGGCCCGTCCACAGACACTGCCATCCTCGCGCGCCTGCGACCCGGCGACAGCGCGACGCTCGTCGGCGAGATCAGCGGCTGGTACGTCGTCGAGCTCGCCGATGGCACTCGCGGCTATGTCAGCAAGGCGTGGACGATCGTTCGTACCGAGGGAGGCACGGAAGCGCTCGCACAGAGCGGTTACAAGATCCATGTCATCGATGTCGGCACCGGCCTGGCGGTATTCGTCGAAGGTCCCGGCTTTGCGCTGCTTTACGACGCCGGAAGCCAGGACGATCTTCACGATGGGGATGAGAACCGCGTCGTAGCCTATATCCGCGCGGCGCGCCCCGACCTCACTCGGATCGATCACCTGATCCTCAGCCATCCGCACAAGGATCACCTTCAGTTGATGCCCGCAGTCTTCGACACGTTTCAGATCGGCAACGTCTGGGATTCGGGGCGCGTCAACAAAACCGATGGCTATTGCCACTTCCTCAAGGCCGCGATGGCAGAACCGGGCGCGCGCTATCATGATGCGATCGCATCGAACGCGGCGCGCGATGTGACCTTCACTGGAAGCGGGTGCAACGGCACCGTGACCGTCCGTCAAGCTGAGATGATGAGCGAGGCACCCGTCGCGCTCGGGACCCGCGCGCGGATGCGGTTTCTTTATCGCGACGCGCATCCCTATTCCGATCCCAATGGCAACAGCGTCGTCGTAAGCCTCGACCTGGACGGCAAGCGCATATTGCTTGCGGGCGACGCTGAAGGCGGCGAGCGGGAGCTCCCCGCTACGCCTCCCAGCCCGCGCAGCATCGAGGCAAAGCTCCTCCTATGCTGCGCTGCCGACCTCAAGGCCGACGTGCTTGTCGTCGGGCATCATGGCAGCCTCACTTCGTCTCGAACGGCTTTTCTCGATGCAGTGGGCGCGTCGATCTATGCGATTTCGTCAGGCCCCTACCCCTATCACCGCGTCAGGCTCCCCGATGCCGAGATCGTCTCCGAGCTCGAGCGGCGCGGGCAGGTTTTGCGAACGGACCGCGAGGATGGTTTTCGCCTCGAAGACGATGCGCGCGCCTGCGAAATGCGTGACCGCAAGGTCGGGCCGGACGCCGACGAGATGCCGGGTGGATGCGACAATATTCTGATCGATATCGGCCCCGGCGGCTCCATCCGCGCAGGTTACAGCAGTTTGAGTGACTAG
- a CDS encoding DUF2235 domain-containing protein codes for MAKDETEGRNLVICCDGTNNEIGTRLSNVLKLYKIAEKSDRQIAYYHPGIGTIAMPGTWGKWRRTASSLFEMMTGHGLDRDVLAAYCFLCRHYREGDRIYLFGFSRGAYTVRVLAGMIYLVGLLREHQINFAEYALKAYKRSSETDDHAIAREFRDVVRPQVAAIDFLGVWDTVSSVIVPGSTPLSDPTLEELPFTRHNPAVAVFRHAMAIDEFRRMFRILPWKEPQEFRPNRYSQGETFPTQDCRQVWFAGCHSDVGGGFAETESALSKYPLIWMIEEAEKHGLRVRTSMVNHIARGQPREGARNYMKPDPAGLLHRSLGWAWAPFEIMPKEKKYLDWTERRSFLGYYLPRGEPRTILPNAWVHASVIERQGAVPGYKPVNLPEIFQTETMPGLAQSDPSAGR; via the coding sequence ATGGCGAAAGACGAAACCGAGGGACGCAATCTCGTCATATGCTGTGACGGGACAAATAACGAAATCGGGACGCGGCTTTCGAATGTCCTGAAGCTCTATAAGATTGCCGAGAAGAGCGACCGTCAGATCGCTTACTACCACCCCGGGATTGGCACGATTGCGATGCCGGGCACGTGGGGAAAATGGCGGCGGACGGCCTCGTCGCTCTTCGAGATGATGACGGGGCATGGGCTCGATCGCGACGTTCTTGCGGCTTACTGCTTTCTGTGCCGCCACTACCGCGAAGGGGACCGCATCTATCTCTTCGGTTTCAGTCGGGGGGCCTACACTGTGCGCGTGCTTGCGGGCATGATCTATCTCGTCGGCTTGCTGCGCGAACATCAGATCAATTTCGCGGAATATGCACTTAAAGCCTACAAGCGATCGAGCGAGACCGACGATCATGCGATTGCACGCGAGTTTCGCGACGTCGTACGGCCGCAGGTGGCCGCCATCGATTTTCTCGGCGTCTGGGATACCGTCTCCTCGGTCATCGTCCCGGGGAGCACGCCTCTGTCCGACCCAACGCTCGAGGAGCTTCCCTTCACTCGGCACAATCCGGCCGTGGCCGTGTTCCGCCACGCCATGGCGATCGACGAGTTCCGCCGCATGTTCCGCATTCTCCCGTGGAAGGAGCCCCAGGAATTTCGGCCAAATCGCTATTCGCAAGGCGAAACCTTCCCCACACAGGATTGCCGCCAAGTCTGGTTCGCCGGCTGTCACTCCGACGTAGGCGGCGGCTTTGCCGAAACCGAAAGCGCGCTCTCGAAATACCCGCTTATTTGGATGATCGAAGAGGCCGAGAAGCACGGCCTGCGCGTCCGGACCTCGATGGTCAATCATATAGCCCGCGGCCAGCCGCGCGAAGGCGCCCGTAACTATATGAAGCCCGATCCCGCTGGTCTCTTGCATCGCTCGCTCGGCTGGGCCTGGGCTCCTTTTGAGATTATGCCCAAAGAAAAGAAATATCTCGACTGGACCGAGCGGCGGTCGTTTCTCGGCTATTATCTTCCCCGTGGCGAGCCACGCACCATCTTACCGAACGCTTGGGTACATGCGTCGGTGATCGAACGGCAAGGCGCCGTGCCTGGCTACAAGCCGGTCAATCTACCCGAAATATTTCAGACCGAGACGATGCCCGGACTGGCCCAATCCGATCCAAGCGCAGGGCGCTGA
- a CDS encoding DEAD/DEAH box helicase, giving the protein MQALVRADGSGVLLTDRRIKAPAEWGEVLLCHNLEAFLDGGTDTLTGEWISPQAAKPQAQDLTAASAVCQAVISAWVGAFTFREEQRSADKIVETGLRPPQVGALFGVLSHWKASSAPATVVMPTGTGKTETMLALHARERIERLLVIVPTGALRDQIGEKFLTMGLLKLLGALDTAAPLPVVGLLEHKPRDSDEVDAIFRSCNVVVTTMAIAGQCSETVQSRMAELCTHLFIDEAHHISARTWSTMRDRFILRHVVQFTATPFRNDGKHVDGKLVFNYPLRKAQSEGYFKEIGFSSVDEIDQDEADLAIAETAIAQLAADQAAGFKHLVMARCADIPRARKVHEIYQRLAPERAPVLLNNKVPAGERSERLARLRRGDSHIVVCVDMLGEGFDLPELKIAAIHDPHKSLAITLQFTGRFTRSRSDLGDATMIANIADPGVGEALQDLYAVDADWNMLLRDLSEGANNRQARRSEFLDAFQDVPDAVSLRNIFPKMSAVVYRTKVQRWRPEQALSVMGNTEIHAGPTINERDKVLLFITREYDPVAWGDVRDIRNTEWHLYLIHWDEQLGLLYINSSNKSSTHEELAQAVGGAEATIIKGERIFRSLHNVNRLVLTNLGLSDVINERLRFSLHVGSDITDTLPEALRLNKRKTNLFAHGYQDGVRVTVGCSQKGRVWSMSTAQDLAAWVDWCHAMGAKLSDEAISTANVFKNVILPVDVAERPALVALLIDWPEEFLKRSEDAILVTIDGEQTSFFDTELQITDFTTDAPIRFRIVTPDKIADYELRFTSEGVNYVPTGAFDAQIRIGRTTRSLGDWFRREPPAIRFANGGYLEGTELFVPPAGAGRNPFDRDRIAVWDWTGVDITKESQHVEKRADSIQRRLLDSLLAETTADEFPIIFDDDDAGEAADVVCIGVRDGRLVVRLYHCKFAGGQAGARVEDLYAVCGQAQRSTHWRGMVPELFKHLRRREEGRKSRMAKAGRAHVTRFERGDVKVLRDLDKQARLLMPEFKVYIVQPGLSKAGLVTRQLDLLAATDLYLTDTSAIPLHVIGSA; this is encoded by the coding sequence ATGCAAGCGCTCGTCCGCGCAGACGGGTCAGGCGTGCTTCTCACCGATCGCCGGATCAAGGCGCCCGCCGAGTGGGGCGAGGTTCTGTTGTGCCACAACCTTGAGGCATTCCTTGACGGCGGCACCGACACGCTCACTGGGGAATGGATTTCGCCCCAGGCTGCAAAACCTCAAGCGCAGGATTTGACGGCTGCGTCTGCGGTGTGCCAAGCCGTCATTTCGGCTTGGGTCGGGGCTTTTACCTTTCGCGAGGAACAACGCAGCGCAGACAAGATCGTCGAGACCGGCCTTCGTCCGCCGCAAGTTGGGGCCTTGTTTGGAGTACTGTCGCACTGGAAGGCCAGCAGCGCTCCCGCCACCGTTGTAATGCCAACCGGCACGGGCAAAACCGAGACGATGCTTGCGCTCCATGCCCGTGAGCGCATCGAACGACTGTTAGTCATCGTACCTACTGGAGCGCTTCGCGACCAGATCGGCGAGAAGTTTCTGACAATGGGCCTGCTGAAATTGCTTGGAGCGCTAGATACCGCCGCGCCGCTTCCTGTTGTCGGTTTACTCGAGCACAAGCCACGCGACAGCGACGAGGTGGATGCTATCTTCCGCAGCTGCAATGTCGTCGTCACAACAATGGCTATTGCCGGCCAATGCAGCGAGACCGTGCAGAGCCGGATGGCCGAGTTATGCACCCACCTTTTTATCGACGAGGCGCACCACATTTCTGCGCGCACTTGGTCGACGATGCGGGACCGATTCATCCTGCGCCATGTCGTTCAGTTCACTGCCACACCCTTCCGTAACGACGGCAAGCACGTCGACGGCAAACTCGTCTTCAATTATCCGCTGCGAAAGGCGCAGAGCGAAGGCTACTTTAAGGAAATTGGCTTCTCGTCAGTTGATGAGATCGATCAGGACGAAGCCGACTTAGCCATTGCTGAGACGGCGATTGCCCAGTTGGCTGCGGACCAGGCCGCGGGCTTCAAGCACTTGGTCATGGCGCGATGCGCTGACATTCCGCGCGCACGAAAGGTCCACGAGATTTACCAGCGCTTGGCGCCCGAACGCGCGCCAGTGCTTCTCAACAATAAAGTTCCCGCGGGCGAGAGAAGTGAGCGCCTTGCCCGGCTCCGCCGGGGCGACTCGCATATTGTCGTGTGCGTCGATATGCTTGGAGAAGGGTTCGACCTACCCGAACTTAAGATCGCGGCAATCCACGATCCCCACAAAAGCCTTGCCATCACCTTGCAGTTCACTGGGCGATTTACGCGCTCACGCTCGGACCTTGGGGACGCGACAATGATCGCCAATATCGCCGACCCTGGCGTCGGCGAGGCGCTCCAAGACCTTTACGCCGTCGATGCGGACTGGAACATGCTGCTGCGCGATCTCAGCGAAGGGGCAAACAACCGGCAAGCCCGTCGATCGGAATTCTTGGACGCATTCCAAGATGTCCCGGACGCGGTGTCGCTACGCAACATCTTCCCCAAAATGAGCGCCGTCGTCTATCGCACCAAGGTGCAGCGCTGGCGGCCGGAGCAGGCGTTGTCGGTCATGGGCAATACCGAGATACATGCGGGACCGACCATTAACGAGCGCGATAAGGTGCTGCTTTTTATCACCCGAGAATACGATCCGGTGGCTTGGGGCGATGTGCGTGATATCCGTAACACCGAATGGCATCTGTATCTCATTCACTGGGATGAGCAACTCGGGCTTCTCTATATCAACAGCTCGAACAAGAGCTCGACACACGAAGAACTGGCGCAGGCTGTCGGGGGAGCTGAGGCAACGATTATCAAGGGTGAGCGCATCTTTCGTTCGCTTCACAACGTCAATCGTCTGGTTCTAACCAATCTGGGCCTCAGCGACGTGATCAACGAACGACTTCGTTTTAGCCTCCACGTCGGGTCCGACATCACCGATACGCTTCCCGAAGCGCTCCGTCTCAATAAGCGCAAGACGAACCTGTTCGCCCATGGCTATCAGGATGGGGTACGCGTCACCGTCGGTTGCTCGCAAAAAGGTCGGGTATGGTCCATGTCGACCGCTCAGGATTTGGCCGCGTGGGTTGACTGGTGTCACGCAATGGGCGCGAAACTGAGCGACGAGGCGATTTCGACCGCCAACGTCTTCAAGAACGTCATCCTTCCAGTGGATGTCGCCGAGAGGCCCGCGCTCGTTGCGCTTTTGATCGACTGGCCCGAGGAATTCCTTAAGCGCTCTGAGGACGCCATTCTCGTCACCATCGATGGCGAGCAAACGTCCTTCTTCGATACCGAATTGCAAATCACCGATTTCACCACAGATGCGCCCATTCGCTTCCGCATCGTTACTCCGGATAAAATTGCCGATTACGAACTTCGGTTTACGTCCGAGGGGGTTAATTACGTGCCGACCGGGGCATTCGACGCGCAGATCCGCATCGGGCGCACCACCCGCTCGCTCGGCGACTGGTTCCGTAGGGAACCGCCGGCGATCCGGTTCGCAAATGGCGGTTACCTCGAAGGCACCGAGCTTTTCGTGCCTCCGGCCGGCGCGGGCCGCAATCCCTTTGACCGAGACAGAATTGCGGTTTGGGATTGGACGGGCGTCGACATCACCAAGGAGTCACAGCACGTCGAGAAACGCGCCGACTCCATTCAGCGCCGCCTGCTCGACTCTTTGCTCGCCGAAACAACTGCGGACGAATTTCCTATCATCTTCGACGACGATGACGCAGGCGAAGCCGCCGACGTCGTATGTATTGGTGTGCGCGATGGTAGACTTGTCGTTCGGCTCTACCATTGCAAATTTGCCGGCGGCCAGGCCGGCGCGCGCGTGGAAGACCTATACGCGGTCTGCGGGCAAGCTCAGCGAAGCACGCATTGGCGCGGGATGGTCCCCGAGCTCTTCAAGCACCTGCGCCGCCGTGAGGAAGGCCGCAAGTCGCGGATGGCGAAAGCCGGGCGTGCTCACGTTACTCGCTTTGAACGCGGCGATGTCAAAGTACTTCGGGATTTAGACAAGCAGGCGAGGCTGCTGATGCCCGAATTTAAGGTCTACATCGTGCAGCCAGGTCTTTCCAAGGCCGGCCTTGTCACACGGCAACTCGATCTTCTTGCCGCCACCGATCTATATCTGACGGATACGTCCGCCATCCCGTTGCACGTTATCGGCAGCGCATAG
- the hxsB gene encoding His-Xaa-Ser system radical SAM maturase HxsB translates to MLASSPVRYRAIADERVLHVSDTGEFFASGGDFLGRLLAGGATPADETFLVDRGHMVRREEPFWGTARLFNLAQRWSRTGGLDYLILVPTLRCNLSCSYCQVSRVTDKAQGFDWSDATLAAVMGFIDALPTDHIKIEFQGGEPTLRPDLIQAVIERCERFEHKQFVVCTNLQAIDETLWSIFDNEHLYISTSLDGTEATHASQRTGERTTIFLENLKAVIARYGPEKISALPTIDPKAPPAIDAIIDTYKNFGLDSIFLRPINYQGFARKRHRYSRELDASWNAYHRAFVELIIERNWEDRTRILEETYFSICLRRIFQPRADRHVDLRNPNPLGVDYLVIDHDGTLYPTDEARMLARSGVVDLGLGKVGDDWKGETWELLNGHCSNAFDPACERCAYQPFCGKDVIDDLARYGTIDVDRTETAFCQRHLAIFDHIFELIYRGDERVNYSLSRWLRLDGTAATFGEQAA, encoded by the coding sequence ATGCTCGCCTCCTCGCCCGTGCGGTATCGTGCGATCGCCGACGAGCGGGTCCTCCATGTCTCCGACACCGGCGAATTCTTCGCGAGCGGCGGCGATTTTCTGGGGCGCCTGTTGGCCGGCGGCGCCACGCCCGCCGACGAAACATTCCTCGTCGACCGCGGCCATATGGTCCGCCGCGAAGAGCCTTTCTGGGGAACGGCGCGGCTCTTCAATCTCGCGCAGCGCTGGTCGCGCACCGGCGGGCTCGACTATCTAATCCTCGTGCCCACCTTGCGGTGCAATCTCAGCTGCTCCTATTGCCAGGTCTCGCGCGTAACCGACAAGGCGCAGGGGTTCGACTGGTCGGACGCGACGCTCGCCGCGGTGATGGGCTTCATCGACGCGCTGCCGACGGACCATATCAAGATCGAGTTCCAGGGCGGCGAGCCGACGCTGCGCCCCGATCTCATCCAGGCCGTGATCGAGCGCTGCGAGCGGTTCGAACACAAGCAGTTCGTCGTCTGCACCAATCTCCAGGCGATCGACGAGACGCTCTGGTCGATTTTCGACAATGAACATCTTTACATCAGCACCTCGCTCGATGGCACCGAGGCCACGCACGCGAGCCAGCGCACCGGCGAGCGCACGACCATCTTCCTCGAAAATCTCAAGGCGGTCATCGCGCGCTACGGCCCCGAGAAAATATCGGCGCTCCCGACGATCGACCCGAAAGCGCCGCCCGCGATCGACGCGATCATCGACACCTACAAGAACTTCGGGCTCGACAGCATCTTCCTGCGTCCGATCAATTATCAGGGCTTTGCAAGGAAGCGGCACCGCTATTCGCGCGAGCTCGACGCGAGCTGGAACGCCTATCACCGCGCTTTCGTCGAGCTGATCATCGAGCGCAACTGGGAGGACCGGACGCGCATCCTCGAGGAGACCTATTTCAGCATTTGTCTCCGCCGTATCTTCCAGCCGCGCGCCGACCGCCACGTCGACCTTCGAAACCCGAACCCGCTCGGAGTCGACTATCTTGTAATCGACCATGACGGCACCCTCTATCCGACCGATGAAGCGCGCATGCTCGCGCGCTCGGGCGTCGTCGATCTTGGCCTCGGCAAGGTCGGCGACGACTGGAAGGGCGAGACGTGGGAGCTGCTCAACGGCCATTGCAGCAACGCCTTCGACCCCGCGTGCGAGCGCTGCGCCTATCAGCCCTTCTGCGGCAAGGACGTCATCGACGATCTCGCGCGTTACGGCACGATCGACGTCGACCGCACCGAGACCGCCTTCTGCCAGAGGCATCTCGCCATCTTCGACCATATCTTCGAGCTGATCTATCGCGGCGACGAGCGGGTGAACTATTCTCTCAGCCGCTGGCTGCGGCTGGACGGCACGGCGGCCACGTTCGGAGAGCAGGCCGCATGA
- the hxsC gene encoding His-Xaa-Ser system radical SAM maturase HxsC, producing MIPLLLPATSEARRPFVCRVQDSADNLSDAADALIVGSDVAEYMLSGRDGVFAVGRGGTQSLAGDVLLVDPENGRAERIFRHGSRHNTLLVTERCDQLCVMCSQPPKKTHVDRFAYFEEACLLSAKDSVIGISGGEPTLYKEELFRLIERTAEVRPDVGFHILSNGQHFTADDIERLRQPAYRNMIWGIPLYAPNAPLHDEIVGKADAYARLLESFAVLMRAGARVELRTVLLSPNVASLPMLARFITRHLGFIECWSIMQLENIGFAKNRWSNLYVDHRRHFGEIAAAIDTAQMRHVPVRLFNFPRCTVPANYRDLAPASISDWKRKYAPACEGCNEREACAGFFEWHPDADIGRVTPL from the coding sequence ATGATCCCCCTCCTCCTCCCGGCCACGAGCGAAGCTCGCCGCCCCTTTGTCTGCCGTGTCCAGGACAGCGCGGACAATCTCAGTGACGCGGCCGACGCACTCATCGTCGGCAGCGACGTCGCCGAATATATGCTGAGCGGCCGCGATGGCGTCTTCGCGGTGGGCCGCGGCGGCACGCAAAGCCTCGCGGGCGACGTGTTGCTTGTCGATCCCGAGAATGGACGCGCCGAGCGCATCTTCCGCCATGGGTCGCGGCATAACACGCTGCTCGTGACCGAGCGTTGCGACCAGCTCTGCGTGATGTGCTCGCAGCCGCCGAAGAAGACCCATGTCGACCGCTTCGCCTATTTCGAGGAGGCGTGCCTGCTCTCGGCCAAGGACAGCGTGATCGGCATCTCGGGCGGCGAGCCCACGCTCTACAAGGAGGAGCTCTTCCGTCTCATCGAGCGCACCGCCGAGGTGCGGCCCGACGTCGGTTTCCATATCCTCAGCAACGGCCAGCATTTCACCGCCGATGACATCGAGCGCCTCAGGCAGCCAGCCTATCGCAACATGATCTGGGGCATCCCGCTCTACGCGCCCAACGCGCCGCTTCACGACGAGATCGTCGGCAAGGCCGACGCATATGCGCGGCTCCTCGAGAGCTTCGCGGTCCTCATGCGCGCCGGGGCCAGGGTGGAACTCCGCACAGTGCTGCTGTCGCCGAACGTCGCCAGCCTGCCCATGCTCGCGCGCTTCATCACGCGGCATCTCGGCTTCATCGAATGCTGGTCGATCATGCAGCTCGAGAATATCGGCTTCGCGAAGAACCGCTGGTCGAACCTCTATGTCGATCACCGCCGGCATTTCGGCGAGATCGCCGCCGCGATCGACACCGCGCAGATGCGGCATGTCCCTGTCCGCCTGTTCAACTTCCCGCGCTGCACCGTGCCCGCGAACTACCGCGACCTCGCCCCTGCTTCGATCTCGGACTGGAAACGCAAATATGCGCCGGCGTGCGAGGGCTGCAACGAGCGCGAGGCGTGCGCGGGTTTCTTTGAATGGCATCCCGATGCCGACATCGGCAGGGTGACGCCGCTATGA